One Carettochelys insculpta isolate YL-2023 chromosome 15, ASM3395843v1, whole genome shotgun sequence DNA window includes the following coding sequences:
- the GNPDA1 gene encoding glucosamine-6-phosphate deaminase 1 isoform X1, with protein MAPAGGGWILFVKMKLIILENYAQASEWAAKYIRNRIIQFNPGPDKYFTLGLPTGSTPLGCYKKLIEYCKNGDLSFKYVKTFNMDEYVGLPRDHPESYHSFMWNNFFKHIDISAENTHILDGNAADLQAECDAFEEKIKEAGGIELFVGGIGPDGHIAFNEPGSSLVSRTRVKTLAMDTILANARFFDGDLSKVPTMALTVGVGTVMDAREVMILITGAHKAFALYKAIEEGVNHMWTVSAFQQHPSTVFVCDEDATLELKVKTVKYFKGLMLVHNKLVEPLYSMKETGAERRQSKKPYSD; from the exons GTGAAAATGAAACTCATCATTCTGGAGAACTATGCACAAGCCAGTGAGTGGGCTGCAAAATACATTAGGAATCGAATTATCCAGTTTAACCCTGGCCCGGACAAATACTTCACTCTTGGACTTCCCACAG GAAGCACTCCTTTAGGATGTTACAAAAAGCTGATTGAGTATTGCAAGAATGGAGATTTGTCCTTCAAATATGTGAAAACCTTCAATATGGATGAATATGTAG GTCTCCCCAGGGATCACCCAGAAAGCTACCACTCCTtcatgtggaataattttttcaaGCACATTGACATCTCTGCAGAAAACACCCACATTCTGGATGGAAATGCAGCTGACCTACAGGCAGAGTGTGATGCTTTTGAGGAGAAAATCAAAGAAGCTGGTGGAATCGAACTCTTTGTTGGAG GTATTGGCCCCGATGGCCATATTGCCTTCAATGAGCCTGGCTCAAGTCTGGTGTCCAGAACTAGAGTGAAAACATTGGCTATGGACACCATATTGGCTAATGCTAGATTCTTTGATGGCGACCTCTCCAAAGTCCCCACGATGGCTCTGACAGTTGGAGTAGGCACAGTCATGGATGCTAGAGAG GTTATGATTCTAATCACAGGAGCCCATAAAGCGTTTGCTTTGTATAAAGCCATTGAGGAAGGGGTGAACCACATGTGGACAGTATCTGCCTTccagcagcaccccagcactGTTTTTGTATGTGATGAAGATGCCACCCTAGAACTCAAAGTTAAAACAGTAAAATACTTTAAGG GTTTAATGCTTGTTCATAACAAGCTGGTGGAACCCCTGTACAGTAtgaaggagacaggagcagaaaGACGACAGTCTAAGAAGCCATACAGTGATTGA
- the GNPDA1 gene encoding glucosamine-6-phosphate deaminase 1 isoform X2: protein MICLLVKMKLIILENYAQASEWAAKYIRNRIIQFNPGPDKYFTLGLPTGSTPLGCYKKLIEYCKNGDLSFKYVKTFNMDEYVGLPRDHPESYHSFMWNNFFKHIDISAENTHILDGNAADLQAECDAFEEKIKEAGGIELFVGGIGPDGHIAFNEPGSSLVSRTRVKTLAMDTILANARFFDGDLSKVPTMALTVGVGTVMDAREVMILITGAHKAFALYKAIEEGVNHMWTVSAFQQHPSTVFVCDEDATLELKVKTVKYFKGLMLVHNKLVEPLYSMKETGAERRQSKKPYSD, encoded by the exons GTGAAAATGAAACTCATCATTCTGGAGAACTATGCACAAGCCAGTGAGTGGGCTGCAAAATACATTAGGAATCGAATTATCCAGTTTAACCCTGGCCCGGACAAATACTTCACTCTTGGACTTCCCACAG GAAGCACTCCTTTAGGATGTTACAAAAAGCTGATTGAGTATTGCAAGAATGGAGATTTGTCCTTCAAATATGTGAAAACCTTCAATATGGATGAATATGTAG GTCTCCCCAGGGATCACCCAGAAAGCTACCACTCCTtcatgtggaataattttttcaaGCACATTGACATCTCTGCAGAAAACACCCACATTCTGGATGGAAATGCAGCTGACCTACAGGCAGAGTGTGATGCTTTTGAGGAGAAAATCAAAGAAGCTGGTGGAATCGAACTCTTTGTTGGAG GTATTGGCCCCGATGGCCATATTGCCTTCAATGAGCCTGGCTCAAGTCTGGTGTCCAGAACTAGAGTGAAAACATTGGCTATGGACACCATATTGGCTAATGCTAGATTCTTTGATGGCGACCTCTCCAAAGTCCCCACGATGGCTCTGACAGTTGGAGTAGGCACAGTCATGGATGCTAGAGAG GTTATGATTCTAATCACAGGAGCCCATAAAGCGTTTGCTTTGTATAAAGCCATTGAGGAAGGGGTGAACCACATGTGGACAGTATCTGCCTTccagcagcaccccagcactGTTTTTGTATGTGATGAAGATGCCACCCTAGAACTCAAAGTTAAAACAGTAAAATACTTTAAGG GTTTAATGCTTGTTCATAACAAGCTGGTGGAACCCCTGTACAGTAtgaaggagacaggagcagaaaGACGACAGTCTAAGAAGCCATACAGTGATTGA
- the GNPDA1 gene encoding glucosamine-6-phosphate deaminase 1 isoform X3: protein MKLIILENYAQASEWAAKYIRNRIIQFNPGPDKYFTLGLPTGSTPLGCYKKLIEYCKNGDLSFKYVKTFNMDEYVGLPRDHPESYHSFMWNNFFKHIDISAENTHILDGNAADLQAECDAFEEKIKEAGGIELFVGGIGPDGHIAFNEPGSSLVSRTRVKTLAMDTILANARFFDGDLSKVPTMALTVGVGTVMDAREVMILITGAHKAFALYKAIEEGVNHMWTVSAFQQHPSTVFVCDEDATLELKVKTVKYFKGLMLVHNKLVEPLYSMKETGAERRQSKKPYSD, encoded by the exons ATGAAACTCATCATTCTGGAGAACTATGCACAAGCCAGTGAGTGGGCTGCAAAATACATTAGGAATCGAATTATCCAGTTTAACCCTGGCCCGGACAAATACTTCACTCTTGGACTTCCCACAG GAAGCACTCCTTTAGGATGTTACAAAAAGCTGATTGAGTATTGCAAGAATGGAGATTTGTCCTTCAAATATGTGAAAACCTTCAATATGGATGAATATGTAG GTCTCCCCAGGGATCACCCAGAAAGCTACCACTCCTtcatgtggaataattttttcaaGCACATTGACATCTCTGCAGAAAACACCCACATTCTGGATGGAAATGCAGCTGACCTACAGGCAGAGTGTGATGCTTTTGAGGAGAAAATCAAAGAAGCTGGTGGAATCGAACTCTTTGTTGGAG GTATTGGCCCCGATGGCCATATTGCCTTCAATGAGCCTGGCTCAAGTCTGGTGTCCAGAACTAGAGTGAAAACATTGGCTATGGACACCATATTGGCTAATGCTAGATTCTTTGATGGCGACCTCTCCAAAGTCCCCACGATGGCTCTGACAGTTGGAGTAGGCACAGTCATGGATGCTAGAGAG GTTATGATTCTAATCACAGGAGCCCATAAAGCGTTTGCTTTGTATAAAGCCATTGAGGAAGGGGTGAACCACATGTGGACAGTATCTGCCTTccagcagcaccccagcactGTTTTTGTATGTGATGAAGATGCCACCCTAGAACTCAAAGTTAAAACAGTAAAATACTTTAAGG GTTTAATGCTTGTTCATAACAAGCTGGTGGAACCCCTGTACAGTAtgaaggagacaggagcagaaaGACGACAGTCTAAGAAGCCATACAGTGATTGA